Part of the Solanum pennellii chromosome 10, SPENNV200 genome is shown below.
NNNNNNNNNNNNNNNNNNNNNNNNNNNNNNNNNNNNNNNNNNNNNNNNNNNNNNNNNNNNNNNNNNNNNNNNNNNNNNNNNNNNNNNNNNNNNNNNNNNNNNNNNNNNNNNNNNNNNNNNNNNNNNNNNNNNNNNNNNNNNNNNNNNNNNNNNNNNNNNNNNNNNNNNNNNNNNNNNNNNNNNNNNNNNNNNNNNNNNNNNNNNNNNNNNNNNNNNNNNNNNNNNNNNNNNNNNNNNNNNNNNNNNNNNNNNNNNNNNNNNNNNNNNNNNNNNNNNNNNNNNNNNNNNNNNNNNNNNNNNNNNNNNNNNNNNNNNNNNNNNNNNNNNNNNNNNNNNNNNNNNNNNNNNNNNNNNNNNNNNNNNNNNNNNNNNNNNNNNNNNNNNNNNNNNNNNNNNNNNNNNNNNNNNNNNNNNNNNNNNNNNNNNNNNNNNNNNNNNNNNNNNNNNNNNNNNNNNNNNNNNNNNNNNNNNNNNNNNNNNNNNNNNNNNNNNNNNNNNNNNNNNNNNNNNNNNNNNNNNNNNNNNNNNNNNNNNNNNNNNNNNNNNNNNNNNNNNNNNNNNNNNNNNNNNNNNNNNNNNNNNNNNNNNNNNNNNNNNNNNNNNNNNNNNNNNNNNNNNNNNNNNNNNNNNNNNNNNNNNNNNNNNNNNNNNNNNNNNNNNNNNNNNNNNNNNNNNNNNNNNNNNNNNNNNNNNNNNNNNNNNNNNNNNNNNNNNNNNNNNNNNNNNNNNNNNNNNNNNNNNNNNNNNNNNNNNNNNNNNNNNNNNNNNNNNNNNNNNNNNNNNNNNNNNNNNNNNNNNNNNNNNNNNNNNNNNNNNNNNNNNNNNNNNNNNNNNNNNNNNNNNNNNNNNNNNNNNNNNNNNNNNNNNNNNNNNNNNNNNNNNNNNNNNNNNNNNNNNNNNNNNNNNNNNNNNNNNNNNNNNNNNNNNNNNNNNNNNNNNNNNNNNNNNNNNNNNNNNNNNNNNNNNNNNNNNNNNNNNNNNNNNNNNNNNNNNNNNNNNNNNNNNNNNNNNNNNNNNNNNNNNNNNNNNNNNNNNNNNNNNNNNNNNNNNNNNNNNNNNNNNNNNNNNNNNNNNNNNNNNNNNNNNNNNNNNNNNNNNNNNNNNNNNNNNNNNNNNNNNNNNNNNNNNNNNNNNNNNNNNNNNNNNNNNNNNNNNNNNNNNNNNNNNNNNNNNNNNNNNNNNNNNNNNNNNNNNNNNNNNNNNNNNNNNNNNNNNNNNNNNNNNNNNNNNNNNNNNNNNNNNNNNNNNNNNNNNNNNNNNNNNNNNNNNNNNNNNNNNNNNNNNNNNNNNNNNNNNNNNNNNNNNNNNNNNNNNNNNNNNNNNNNNNNNNNNNNNNNNNNNNNNNNNNNNNNNNNNNNNNNNNNNNNNNNNNNNNNNNNNNNNNNNNNNNNNNNNNNNNNNNNNNNNNNNNNNNNNNNNNNNNNNNNNNNNNNNNNNNNNNNNNNNNNNNNNNNNNNNNNNNNNNNNNNNNNNNNNNNNNNNNNNNNNNNNNNNNNNNNNNNNNNNNNNNNNNNNNNNNNNNNNNNNNNNNNNNNNNNNNNNNNNNNNNNNNNNNNNNNNNNNNNNNNNNNNNNNNNNNNNNNNNNNNNNNNNNNNNNNNNNNNNNNNNNNNNNNNNNNNNNNNNNNNNNNNNNNNNNNNNNNNNNNNNNNNNNNNNNNNNNNNNNNNNNNNNNNNNNNNNNNNNNNNNNNNNNNNNNNNNNNNNNNNNNNNNNNNNNNNNNNNNNNNNNNNNNNNNNNNNNNNNNNNNNNNNNNNNNNNNNNNNNNNNNNNNNNNNNNNNNNNNNNNNNNNNNNNNNNNNNNNNNNNNNNNNNNNNNNNNNNNNNNNNNNNNNNNNNNNNNNNNNNNNNNNNNNNNNNNNNNNNNNNNNNNNNNNNNNNNNNNNNNNNNNNNNNNNNNNNNNNNNNNNNNNNNNNNNNNNNNNNNNNNNNNNNNNNNNNNNNNNNNNNNNNNNNNNNNNNNNNNNNNNNNNNNNNNNNNNNNNNNNNNNNNNNNNNNNNNNNNNNNNNNNNNNNNNNNNNNNNNNNNNNNNNNNNNNNNNNNNNNNNNNNNNNNNNNNNNNNNNNNNNNNNNNNNNNNNNNNNNNNNNNNNNNNNNNNNNNNNNNNNNNNNNNNNNNNNNNNNNNNNNNNNNNNNNNNNNNNNNNNNNNNNNNNNNNNNNNNNNNNNNNNNNNNNNNNNNNNNNNNNNNNNNNNNNNNNNNNNNNNNNNNNNNNNNNNNNNNNNNNNNNNNNNNNNNNNNNNNNNNNNNNNNNNNNNNNNNNNNNNNNNNNNNNNNNNNNNNNNNNNNNNNNNNNNNNNNNNNNNNNNNNNNNNNNNNNNNNNNNNNNNNNNNNNNNNNNNNNNNNNNNNNNNNNNNNNNNNNNNNNNNNNNNNNNNNNNNNNNNNNNNNNNNNNNNNNNNNNNNNNNNNNNNNNNNNNNNNNNNNNNNNNNNNNNNNNNNNNNNNNNNNNNNNNNNNNNNNNNNNNNNNNNNNNNNNNNNNNNNNNNNNNNNNNNNNNNNNNNNNNNNNNNNNNNNNNNNNNNNNNNNNNNNNNNNNNNNNNNNNNNNNNNNNNNNNNNNNNNNNNNNNNNNNNNNNNNNNNNNNNNNNNNNNNNNNNNNNNNNNNNNNNNNNNNNNNNNNNNNNNNNNNNNNNNNNNNNNNNNNNNNNNNNNNNNNNNNNNNNNNNNNNNNNNNNNNNNNNNNNNNNNNNNNNNNNNNNNNNNNNNNNNNNNNNNNNNNNNNNNNNNNNNNNNNNNNNNNNNNNNNNNNNNNNNNNNNNNNNNNNNNNNNNNNNNNNNNNNNNNNNNNNNNNNNNNNNNNNNNNNNNNNNNNNNNNNNNNNNNNNNNNNNNNNNNNNNNNNNNNNNNNNNNNNNNNNNNNNNNNNNNNNNNNNNNNNNNNNNNNNNNNNNNNNNNNNNNNNNNNNNNNNNNNNNNNNNNNNNNNNNNNNNNNNNNNNNNNNNNNNNNNNNNNNNNNNNNNNNNNNNNNNNNNNNNNNNNNNNNNNNNNNNNNNNNNNNNNNNNNNNNNNNNNNNNNNNNNNNNNNNNNNNNNNNNNNNNNNNNNNNNNNNNNNNNNNNNNNNNNNNNNNNNNNNNNNNNNNNNNNNNNNNNNNNNNNNNNNNNNNNNNNNNNNNNNNNNNNNNNNNNNNNNNNNNNNNNNNNNNNNNNNNNNNNNNNNNNNNNNNNNNNNNNNNNNNNNNNNNNNNNNNNNNNNNNNNNNNNNNNNNNNNNNNNNNNNNNNNNNNNNNNNNNNNNNNNNNNNNNNNNNNNNNNNNNNNNNNNNNNNNNNNNNNNNNNNNNNNNNNNNNNNNNNNNNNNNNNNNNNNNNNNNNNNNNNNNNNNNNNNNNNNNNNNNNNNNNNNNNNNNNNNNNNNNNNNNNNNNNNNNNNNNNNNNNNNNNNNNNNNNNNNNNNNNNNNNNNNNNNNNNNNNNNNNNNNNNNNNNNNNNNNNNNNNNNNNNNNNNNNNNNNNNNNNNNNNNNNNNNNNNNNNNNNNNNNNNNNNNNNNNNNNNNNNNNNNNNNNNNNNNNNNNNNNNNNNNNNNNNNNNNNNNNNNNNNNNNNNNNNNNNNNNNNNNNNNNNNNNNNNNNNNNNNNNNNNNNNNNNNNNNNNNNNNNNNNNNNNNNNNNNNNNNNNNNNNNNNNNNNNNNNNNNNNNNNNNNNNNNNNNNNNNNNNNNNNNNNNNNNNNNNNNNNNNNNNNNNNNNNNNNNNNNNNNNNNNNNNNNNNNNNNNNNNNNNNNNNNNNNNNNNNNNNNNNNNNNNNNNNNNNNNNNNNNNNNNNNNNNNNNNNNNNNNNNNNNNNNNNNNNNNNNNNNNNNNNNNNNNNNNNNNNNNNNNNNNNNNNNNNNNNNNNNNNNNNNNNNNNNNNNNNNNNNNNNNNNNNNNNNNNNNNNNNNNNNNNNNNNNNNNNNNNNNNNNNNNNNNNNNNNNNNNNNNNNNNNNNNNNNNNNNNNNNNNNNNNNNNNNNNNNNNNNNNNNNNNNNNNNNNNNNNNNNNNNNNNNNNNNNNNNNNNNNNNNNNNNNNNNNNNNNNNNNNNNNNNNNNNNNNNNNNNNNNNNNNNNNNNNNNNNNNNNNNNNNNNNNNNNNNNNNNNNNNNNNNNNNNNNNNNNNNNNNNNNNNNNNNNNNNNNNNNNNNNNNNNNNNNNNNNNNNNNNNNNNNNNNNNNNNNNNNNNNNNNNNNNNNNNNNNNNNNNNNNNNNNNNNNNNNNNNNNNNNNNNNNNNNNNNNNNNNNNNNNNNNNNNNNNNNNNNNNNNNNNNNNNNNNNNNNNNNNNNNNNNNNNNNNNNNNNNNNNNNNNNNNNNNNNNNNNNNNNNNNNNNNNNNNNNNNNNNNNNNNNNNNNNNNNNNNNNNNNNNNNNNNNNNNNNNNNNNNNNNNNNNNNNNNNNNNNNNNNNNNNNNNNNNNNNNNNNNNNNNNNNNNNNNNNNNNNNNNNNNNNNNNNNNNNNNNNNNNNNNNNNNNNNNNNNNNNNNNNNNNNNNNNNNNNNNNNNNNNNNNNNNNNNNNNNNNNNNNNNNNNNNNNNNNNNNNNNNNNNNNNNNNNNNNNNNNNNNNNNNNNNNNNNNNNNNNNNNNNNNNNNNNNNNNNNNNNNNNNNNNNNNNNNNNNNNNNNNNNNNNNNNNNNNNNNNNNNNNNNNNNNNNNNNNNNNNNNNNNNNNNNNNNNNNNNNNNNNNNNNNNNNNNNNNNNNNNNATTATTAGCTATTTTGTTTTGCATATAAGCCCTTATTTCTTCTCTAATTTCCGACGGACAAGCAACACATTGTTTAACATTTTTGAAACCACCCACTAAATGTTGTTTGTGTCCAGTTATTCCACCATTGAAAGTAATCCCACAAAAGTTACAATTGACCGAATCTTTCGTCGCTCCTTGTGTGCCATAATTCCATCCAATGTCCCTCTTTTTGGTAGCATCCGCCATTGattattaaattcaattaattcgCTGTTAGAAATATTGGATtaaataattaggaaaagaatttttttaaaaaaatttacacttTACATATACACAAAGCAGTAAGCACTTAGTGCCTGACTGCTGTAAAGTGTAAACAAAAAAACAgtaactgaaaaaaaaaatgaagaagaagaacagaaaaaatgaagaagaagaacagaaaaaatgaagaagaagaacagaaatCAGAAAACATTACCTGAAAACAGAGAGTGAAAGTCGCGAGGGTCGGACGTCGGAGGGAACTAGAGTCGCGACTCACGAGGGTCGTCGGCGAGGGAGAAGGAGAAGCTGAAGGCGACAGCGAGGCTGCGAGGGAGAGCGAGGGAGAAGGAGAAGCTGAAGGCGACAGCGAGGCTGCGAGGGAGAGCGAGGGAGAAGGAGAAGCTTGCGACAGCGAGGGAGAAGAGTCAATCGATCGATCGAGAGAGAGTCGCGATGTGGATTtcagaaaaatttcaaaagtaaaaaaaaaaaccctaattttgactaatattattaagtcaaaaaattttaattaaaaaggcGACGCCTTTTCAGCGCCACAGCTCGCCACGTCTCGCCTTTTTATCCTCGCCTCGCCTCGCCTGAGAATGGCGATGAACCTTCGCCTCGCCTCGCCTCTCGCCTTTGGCGAGGAGGCGAGCGCCTTTCGTAACACTGGCTAAGCGACATAGTGTAGCAGTTGAACGTCAACAAAATAGACTCTATCAGTTGGAGGGGTCACTCCAGGGGTACCTTCTCAGTTAGAAGTTGTTGAAGTATGCTGGATTTTAGCAACAATGTGAGTGTTGGccttagaaaaaaatatggtaCAACAAGGCATCTACAAATGTCTCTTGCTTCTTCTGGATTGTGGATAGGGAGGCATGCCTCGCACAAAACAATCTCCCAGGGGTTTTCAGTTGTGCAGTAGATGTCCATTATGTGAAGAACAATCTTGAAGAAGTTACCCGCCTTGTTTTGCATTGCAGGGTTTACAAATCAGTTATGGAACATGTTCTTGTCAATTTTTGGTATGTCTTGGACCATGCCTAACTTCATTATAGAAATCCTGAAGTGCTGTACAGGGAAAAAATTTGCAGGAGAGCTCAAAAGACCTGGAGCACTGTTCCTCAAGTTATCTGGTGGCCTGTTTAGCTTGGTAAAGATAGAAGAATCTTTAAAGGCAAAAGAAGAAACATACAGCACATTAAACTTAGATAGATTTTGTCGACCGTTTTTTGGTGCAAAGTAGTTTTTGTACCAGATGTAGATGATATTTTAGACGAAATAGCTGATTTGCACAAATTGTGATTGCACTGGCTTATAGTGcatatattttatacaatatattatttacCCATCAAAAATGGAATCTCAAGTGTTTATCACATTTATTACTCTGCTTCCACATACAATATAGGTCCAGTATATAAGAGCTTCCCTTTTTCTTCAATACTCCTAGAAGAGCAAAAGAGAGAGATCTTAGTGTTTCTCAGATCAGAAACTCAGAGCTTCCCTTTCTCTTCAATAATCCTACTGCATAATGTAATATTAGGTGGTTGTTCATTTAGGCACAGTTTTGGCTCATGGAGCATCTATTTAGAATCCGGTTTCTACTGGTAAGCATGTTTAAGATAACATATTTACATCATTTATAAATAACTAGCTGCGCCAAGATGATAGAATATGCCTAATGTTTCAGgctaaatatattttcctttttgccTCCTCACAAAATTCTATAATCTTTTCCGAACCAAAAAATCCACAGTATAGCAAAAGGAATAGTGTTCCATATGTTATCATTATTTTGCAAACCCTTTCTGCTCAATTCTTGTGAAAAGGCAAGTATGGTTAGTCAGATTGTCTGGTGAACATACAAAACAACAAAGAATATGGACATAACTGGTAGCTGACTATCTTTGGTATACTAAAAGTGTATCTACATTCTACACCATTTGTAGTAGCAGTAAGAAAAGCATTAGAACACTTCAATTGAGAATATCACTTTCAAAGTGAGTAATGATTGGAAGTTCCTTGGAAAGCTTTAATGTTTTGAAATACACCAGACCTAAGGCAACTTTCACAAGGTGGCTCACTCTCCATGGAAAGCTTCTCACGTCTAATAGATTGATTAAATGGGGCATTGATGTTAGCCCCAACTGCTCACTTTGTGCTACCCACCCGGAGATAGGGACCATCTGTTTGTAGAATGTGAATACACTAGAAAGGTATGAAATGCCATATTGAAATGGATGCACAAGGATGAATGTCCTGCAACCACATGGTCGCAAATGGTTGACTGGGGAATTGCAAATGGGAAGGGGAAATCTCAGATAGCCCAGGTGTTCAAGATAGTGTTTGCAGAAACATGTCACTTTATTTCGCTTGAAAGAAATCAAAGGATTTTTGAAGGATAAAGGGCAGATGTCGCGGTCATTGTCCGGGAAGTGGCTCACCTGTGTTCCAAGACTTCAGACATTAGTCCATACTTTTTTTTGTAATGACTACAGATGTATAAGGTCAAGGCGCAACTGGATACGGAGATAACTCCCTATGATCTAATCTCCAATCCAGTAGAAATTGGTTTATAGTTAGGTTCATTTTCTAGAATAGCTAGTTGAGTTGACTTAGCTGCTTTGTAATTCTTTCCTGGTGATAAATAAAGTTTTTAGTTAcccaaaaagaaattattgGAAGCTAGCTTTTTTGGAGTCATAATTGAATTGGTCACTTCCCTCTAAAAGACAAATTCCCTGACTTGCCCAAATTAACCAATTATCCTAATTCCACAATAGCTAGCTGCTACAAAGGAGAAGGTACTTGGAACTTCACATTTAGAAGGAATCTTAATGACAGGGAAATTGAAAGGGTTGTTGCCTTATTGAGAATATCAAAGTGAGCAATGATTGGAAGCTAGCTATTTGGACTCACATTTGAATTGGTCACTTCCCTCTGAAAGACCAATTTCCTGACTTGTACAAATTAACCAGTCATCCTAATTCCACAAGAGCAAGCTACAAAGAAGAAGGTGATTGGAACTGCACATTAAGAAGTAACCTTAATACATGGGAAATTGGAAAAGGGGTCCTGTCTGGAACTCTTAATACAAATTTTCACCTGTACAAGGCTCCCAGAAAGTTCTTCGGCCTGGACTCAGATATGGAATACTAAAGCACCATTCAAAGTGGAATGTTTCTGTATGGCTGGTACCAAAAAATGCATGTTTGACACATGAAAAATCCTCCAGAGAAGGGGAATCTAATTCTGCAACTGGTGTCAGCTATGTGGAGAGAATTTTGAAACAATGaataacattttcattcattgcAAGGTGACAGATGAACTTTTTGcacaaatttttgaaatagCAGGAAATAACTCAATTCAAGAGATTAAGTTAACTGCAGAATTTTGCTTTcttttttggaaaaaagaagaatttgTTAATGAAGCAGAATCAATACTGTAAAAGAGCTTTTCTTTGGGGTTTTTTGCTCAGCTATAATTACAACAACactttgtgcacatccaaataACCTTTTCATAGCCTTTCTCTCCCTCGCTTTCGCGAGTTTATACAATTCTTATCCCACCTGCtcaaaggagaagaaaatgTATTCATGGAAATACTTAGAACGTGGAGAAGGATCTGGATTcacttttttatttgattcataCCCACATAAAGGCTTTTCCTGATTAAGAAAACATTAATCTAATGCCAACAATCATGTTGTACATCACAACTTCTAAATTAGGTTGCATGCCTGTGCCACCATGCCGCTGGTTTAGATGCTCATGCCTTCATGCAACTTTGAGATTGAATCTTTCACGGCCATATCCAACAAAGACACTAGACGGTAGACACATGTTTGAAGTATTCACATTGGGAAAAAATTATATCACCTTACATAGTACATCATGGCTGactcatattaaaaaaatattgtcaaatACAAATCAAAGAAACTAATGGTTTGATGGAAACTTTAACAGCTTGTTACCAATGTTAGCGTTGTGGAGTTTTCATGTTTATTTTGACAGACAAGTAGAAAATTTAACCTTCTGCTCAGATGAGCATCATCCTCCCATATATATTTCTTCACCTTGAACAAATGAAGGTTACACTAAACTAATATCCAAGAAAATCCTAAGAAGAAACTAATAACCTTCGGTAAAGATAACAGAATTTGAAACTATTTCAATCAAATAGGGGGAAAAAATGAAAGCACAAATTAGAACAGTATCATTACTGAATTTAAGTAGAATGAGAATTAAAGATTCCTATGGCTGATTCCAATCAATTTGTTATTGATGCATTGTTGATAGATTTAGGTGACAATTGAAACTAGTTTATTCAAAATGTGCTTCCAAATTAAGAATTGCAATAAAAACAAATGTATAAGGAGGCACATCTTACCCGGTTCTTATTCCGCCACTTAGAGACCAAATCAGTATTAGCCGGTGAAGGAGGGACATACGCCTCAAACTCATCAGGACGAAGCTCACGAAACCATACAAATGGCCGTACATCATTCATACTTGTCTCTGTCGTCGTCTTCATCTCATTttcagcagcaacaacagtaaaGCTACCATCATTGTTTCTGTCGCCATCTTCATAATCTTCAGACTCCTCCACAACAGCTGATAACTGAGAAATCGTCAAATCTCCCAATGCCATTTGAATTGTATAACCTTGATCACTAATCAGATAAATTCTGAACAGCAACTCAAAAAAGAGTTAGAACGAAAATGCAAGATGTTTGTGATGAGGTGAGATACGATTGTTGAGATTAATCAAACGAAGCCGGAAACCATATACGGTGAGAGATTGAGATTCACTGTAAAGCTCAAGCTCAAAAAGAACCCTAGAAGCAAGGTGCACCAGAATGGGAAGCCATGGACAGGCGGAGAAAGTGAGGAAGAGAAGCAAATATATAGGGGTATGAAAGAGGAAaaggaaattttgaaattatcaaaatggtccTTCAAGAAAGGGTATTATACTATTCGTGTCCTTATATATATCACGTATTTAAAATGATCCTCAATATATAAGAAAAGTCATTTTAGTCTTCAATTTATCTACTAACTATAACTAATCAAATTGGTTCTTaatttatgaaaagaaaaattatttcagtttatgaaatgataattttaatttaaatcttaaaaatgacaatacaaagtaaaaattattgagtttagaaacataaaataatgaaagtAAAACTTTTCTATTGTAATCAAATCTTATATAATGAGAATAAAggttaattttataattttgattaaaatttttgtattaataataattgtatgttTTTGTGTTTGAAAATATAACTTACTTATGTCTCTTGTTGCAATGTGTGTGTAGACACTGAAATTATGTGGGACTATACAAGATTGTATTaaactcaaattaaaatttttggaggctactcaacctTAAACtctagtttatgcctatataaaaggtactaaattcccttaaaaagGAATCTcggaaatttcataaagagatcaagatctcgaacactccacaaattgatggtttatttataaaaagagGTCAAAATGTAAATCATCCTAGTTttagaaatacgccactaacggccctcgaatcatAGATAAATTctaggagagtagaatcaagggatcaacagaatttcgtttgcaacaaattttaaacatatggaaaataaataaaccatacaaataaaatataaaaaaatataattttattaatcaagATAGATTGCGGGTACAATTATGTTAATTCTAATCCATCGAaatgattattttagttttaaatcttaaaaatgaCAATACGAATAAAAGTTGTTGAGTTTAGAAACATAAATAATGAAAGTAAAACTTTCTTATCATAATCAAATcttatataatgataataaaggTCAATGTTTGTTAGTTTTGCTATTTCTTTTATCAATAATTAGTTTTTGcgtttgaaaatataaatagattGTTTGACTTACATGTGACAGAGgaaaagtataatttttgtttcttttacgTGATTATCAACTGTGTGCAAAGGCTTCAGTTTTTTCTTTCCATTACTTCTtctacatttattattatttatttggcGGATTTTTGCTTGACTTAAttcttgtttttgttatttactttcattcatcaagtataatctataattcatataaatgttGTGTGTGTATCAAATATCGTTTAACACTAAATTTAGgatgatatataatattaataaaattatatttaaataggtgtttttttaacaaagtaagttttaaaaataacgGATATTATTGTAATCGAGTTTTCGAATTAAAGGTTCTTTCGATCCTTTACCGACATTCACACAGAGTAAAGATAATTGAGTTAAAGTTTCAGTGACGGAGCCAGAATTTTCAATATGAGGGTTCAAAATCTGAAGAAGTAAACATATACATGAACTAGTCGAAAGGCATTTGACGTctattatatacaaataaaaaataattttaaccgtacagatataataatattttccttcaaaaaaGGTTCAGATGAAACCCCTAAAGACATACTGGCTCCACGCACCCCTCGTTAAAGCaacgattttttttttctcgttagatgatttttttaataaaagtccaaatttttaacctaaaaaatctctcattttttcaaattttagagAATAGGGTCTCTTATATCTATATAAAAAGAATGAACTACTTAAGTATATATCTAAAAGATTAGAATAACTAAAAGAATATTGCTAAATATACATGTTAgatcaatttatttatataaataaaaaaaaacctcgaattataattcaaaattaaagaaaacgaTATATTTATCCCATTTAGACAATATGACTCATGACTTTTGAATTCTGAATCATCCTCTctatttgcaaaaaaaaataaaaaatcaataagaTTCAATGAACCTTTAATATCTCATTTAATTATGgtaatatctaaaaaaaacataatcttaagtttaaaataaatttgtaaaatgaaaaaaaaaactataaaagagTTTAATCAAAGAAACTATTCAACGGTTTAGGAATAGTCCTTATCTATGGtttgaaataataatacaacTATGTTTCATGCTACAAGAAcaaagttatgttataatgaaaattaaacaAGAAACATGTGTACTTCATTGTTGCATGACACACGTGGTGGGAGGAAAAATAAagtctttccttttttttacgTTACTGTGTATTTTAAGCTTTGATTTTTGCGAAGAGCttcaattcttatttttttttttttgtctttttcagTATTTATGCGTGAAAGAGCTTTAGttttttgtattagtttatctttatttattgagaaaatttttaaaacgtcaatattttaatatttaagagGATTCATTAATAACACTTTCaagatttaataaaaatgtcaaatgttagtttattatgtattttatttatgtttttattatttgttttttatttaaagaatattattatttaataaaaaagaagaaaatcaagggaaagaatatttcaaaaaaaggtaaggatgacttaattttctcatcaattacatttttaaataaaatttaaattttgttcttttttctctccagaatttttacctttttaaaattatattcattccacgatatattctatttatatttattatcgtttttattagtttatattcattccaataggtatACGAATGtatctatatagtcatttaagaaatatatttgtattcatataatttttttccctatattgttatttttttcttcaaaaatcttgtatgtattcatttcaatatgtattttatttgtatttctatttattatagtttttatttagaatttcgtataataatatacaagatacaaaaaattagtatgatgaaaaagtgaatgaaatataaaattaaaaagaaataattgaatatttggtgtactcattcttaaataaaatacattactagttgacatacctttagaataaatataaattagaaaaaaatgtcaaattcagaAACAATGCAACATAACTTTTTATTGAATACAACTATTGattgtaaaaatacatactgactaaaacagtatcaaaattcaatatatacttcCAAATTTATcaatgcaaaaaaataataaaactaagaaatacaaaaataaatactaaatgtggtacattgacataactatcacaaaaaaaaaacagaatacataatgaattaaatatatgaattacaatttcaaatctatggatacaaaatacaataaaacaatgaaatacaaaatacatactgactaaaacagcaacaaaattcaatatacacttccaaatctatgaatacaaaaaaaaatatcggaaaagggtctaaatacccttgaagtattgaaaatggtacaaaattacccttcatccacctattggctccaaaatacccttgccatccacctttgagttcaaaattgaccatttatttaatgattttaaatttaaactatttaaatatttttaaaatacttgatgttcaactactggttataatttaatttatttgtattatttataaaccaacccactacccacccattactaactaaacccacccaattaataatcca
Proteins encoded:
- the LOC114074427 gene encoding uncharacterized protein LOC114074427 isoform X1, which produces MALGDLTISQLSAVVEESEDYEDGDRNNDGSFTVVAAENEMKTTTETSMNDVRPFVWFRELRPDEFEAYVPPSPANTDLVSKWRNKNRHFRISIMKLGMVQDIPKIDKNMFHN
- the LOC114074427 gene encoding uncharacterized protein LOC114074427 isoform X2; protein product: MALGDLTISQLSAVVEESEDYEDGDRNNDGSFTVVAAENEMKTTTETSMNDVRPFVWFRELRPDEFEAYVPPSPANTDLVSKWRNKNRCLCWIWP
- the LOC114074427 gene encoding uncharacterized protein LOC114074427 isoform X4, whose product is MALGDLTISQLSAVVEESEDYEDGDRNNDGSFTVVAAENEMKTTTETSMNDVRPFVWFRELRPDEFEAYVPPSPANTDLVSKWRNKNRVG
- the LOC114074427 gene encoding uncharacterized protein LOC114074427 isoform X3, translated to MALGDLTISQLSAVVEESEDYEDGDRNNDGSFTVVAAENEMKTTTETSMNDVRPFVWFRELRPDEFEAYVPPSPANTDLVSKWRNKNRRIN